A single genomic interval of Chloracidobacterium validum harbors:
- a CDS encoding PTS sugar transporter subunit IIA, with translation MPRVGGVIITHGQLATELLHAAEMIVGDISHVRAVSIDWHDDVDTARGVIERAIAEADQGSGVLLLTDLFGGTPTNLVMTYTGATRVEIVTGVNLPMVIKLATSPSDWGLLDIARCVTEQGRKNIHLASELVKAQAN, from the coding sequence ATGCCCCGTGTCGGCGGTGTCATCATTACCCACGGACAACTCGCCACCGAGCTGCTTCACGCGGCGGAAATGATTGTTGGCGACATCAGTCACGTCCGCGCCGTTTCCATTGACTGGCATGATGACGTTGACACGGCCCGCGGCGTCATTGAACGCGCCATTGCAGAAGCCGACCAAGGCAGCGGAGTGCTGCTGCTGACCGACCTTTTCGGCGGCACGCCAACGAACTTGGTCATGACCTATACCGGAGCGACGCGGGTCGAAATCGTCACCGGCGTCAACTTACCGATGGTGATCAAGCTGGCAACCTCTCCCTCTGACTGGGGGCTGCTCGACATTGCCCGCTGCGTCACCGAACAAGGACGCAAAAACATCCACTTGGCGAGTGAGTTGGTCAAGGCACAGGCCAACTAG
- a CDS encoding HPr family phosphocarrier protein, giving the protein MSLECLVTVSNPLGLHARPSARLVTVASQFKSRILIRRMDDLSFVDASSILSVMFLAASHGTRLVIRAEGEDERAALAAVVALFTETQESSHVF; this is encoded by the coding sequence ATGTCCCTCGAATGCCTTGTCACCGTCAGCAATCCGCTTGGACTGCACGCGCGTCCGTCAGCCCGGCTCGTGACAGTCGCCAGTCAGTTCAAAAGCCGCATCCTCATTCGGCGCATGGATGATCTGTCGTTTGTGGACGCCAGTAGCATTCTGAGCGTCATGTTCCTGGCCGCGTCCCACGGAACACGGCTCGTCATCCGCGCCGAAGGGGAAGATGAACGGGCGGCGCTGGCGGCCGTGGTGGCGCTGTTTACGGAAACCCAGGAGTCATCCCATGTCTTCTAG